The following coding sequences are from one Salvia hispanica cultivar TCC Black 2014 chromosome 3, UniMelb_Shisp_WGS_1.0, whole genome shotgun sequence window:
- the LOC125211023 gene encoding 40S ribosomal protein S14-3: MSKRKTREPKEDNVTLGPATRDGELVFGVAHIFASFNDTFIHVTDLSGRETMVRITGGMKVKADRDESSPYAAMLAAQDISQRCKELGINALHIKLRATGGNKTKTPGPGAQSALRALARSGMKIGRIEDVTPIPTDSTRRKGGRRGRRL, from the exons TCGAAGAGAAAGACCAGGGAGCCTAAGGAAGACAATGTCACTCTTGGACCTGCCACAAGAGATGGAGAGCTCGTCTTTGGCGTGGCTCATATCTTTGCCTCGTTCAATGACACGTTTATC CATGTTACTGATTTGTCTGGGAGGGAAACCATGGTTCGCATAACAG GTGGAATGAAGGTGAAGGCTGACAGGGATGAATCATCTCCCTATGCAGCTATGCTTGCAGCCCAAGATATTTCTCAGAGATGCAAG GAACTCGGCATCAATGCTCTTCACATTAAGCTTCGTGCGACTGGTGGCAACAAAACTAAGACTCCTGGTCCTGGTGCTCAGTCTGCTCTGAGAGCTCTTGCCCGGTCTGGCATGAAGATTGGTCGCATAG AGGATGTGACTCCAATTCCGACTGACAGCACTCGCAGAAAGGGTGGTAGAAGGGGAAGAAGGCTATAA